One genomic region from Nostoc sphaeroides encodes:
- the tnpA gene encoding IS200/IS605 family transposase, whose translation MGSFSPDEYRHEGNAISLLNYHFVFIPKRRKKVLIGGVAERLQQIICEVCIENRWKIVAMEIMPDHVHLFLNVKPTDNPSQIMNRIKGRASHHLRKEFPELLKLPTLWTPSYFVSTAGNISTKNVIEYIAHQKG comes from the coding sequence ATGGGAAGTTTTTCTCCAGACGAGTACAGACACGAAGGTAATGCAATATCACTACTCAACTATCATTTTGTTTTTATACCCAAGCGCAGAAAGAAGGTATTGATAGGTGGAGTAGCAGAAAGGTTGCAGCAAATTATTTGTGAAGTTTGCATTGAAAATAGGTGGAAAATTGTTGCAATGGAAATCATGCCTGACCACGTTCACTTGTTTTTGAACGTGAAACCAACAGATAACCCATCCCAAATCATGAATAGAATTAAAGGACGGGCTTCTCATCACTTAAGAAAAGAGTTTCCAGAATTGCTTAAACTTCCAACTCTATGGACACCAAGCTATTTCGTTTCAACTGCTGGAAATATTTCTACAAAAAATGTAATAGAGTATATTGCACACCAAAAAGGTTAG
- a CDS encoding RNA-guided endonuclease InsQ/TnpB family protein → MLTNYVYKLRPNITQSTKLSSWLDMLRSTYNWSLADRIAQYNQQFIQGEYCDIRTRSEACPLTCFVSKNGASGEPWKDVKVGKDGKDKNPRRSAGDIQITALPDLKKARPWFAEIDSTVLQQNVKRLDTAYKNFFEGRGFPKFKNRSNFTSFTFQMGVKVQSSKIYLPKLGWMRFFNSRLIPNGFTIKAATVRKRQDGWYVSIRIEDKAIPSYASKPLDEVNSILGCDLGITKLVHLSDRHQIDNPKFSTNKKSKRTLKIRQRRVSKKVKGSKNRKKAANNLGRFHKKTVDKRTAYQWHVANKIVSRKVDAIALEDLNVSGMMRRCKIKVDEKTGRFLKNGQSRKKGLNRAISDASWGELILKIQYLAAKLGKVVIKINPKHSSQECRKCKHVDKSNRDGEKFICTQCGDHEHADIGAAKTIRDRGFEIVRGDSAKLAARQLNAQKILPRSMSKRGEFGNLSNQDIKIVKS, encoded by the coding sequence TTGCTGACAAATTACGTTTACAAGCTTCGTCCTAACATTACTCAGTCAACTAAATTGAGTAGTTGGTTGGATATGCTTCGTTCTACTTACAACTGGAGTTTAGCCGATAGAATAGCCCAATACAATCAACAGTTCATCCAGGGTGAATATTGTGACATCAGGACTAGATCGGAGGCGTGTCCACTTACTTGTTTCGTTAGCAAAAATGGTGCAAGCGGAGAGCCTTGGAAGGATGTCAAAGTGGGCAAAGATGGTAAGGATAAAAATCCACGGCGCAGTGCTGGAGATATCCAAATAACAGCGTTGCCAGATTTGAAGAAAGCTAGACCTTGGTTTGCTGAAATCGACTCTACGGTGTTACAGCAAAATGTAAAACGTTTGGACACTGCTTACAAAAACTTCTTTGAGGGTAGGGGATTCCCCAAGTTTAAGAACCGCAGTAACTTTACCTCTTTCACATTCCAGATGGGTGTTAAAGTTCAAAGCAGTAAAATCTATCTTCCTAAGTTAGGATGGATGCGGTTTTTTAATTCCCGCTTAATACCGAATGGATTTACTATCAAAGCTGCGACAGTTAGAAAACGTCAGGATGGTTGGTATGTCTCAATTCGGATTGAGGACAAAGCTATACCTAGCTATGCATCAAAACCATTGGATGAAGTTAATTCTATTCTTGGTTGCGACCTGGGGATAACAAAACTTGTCCATTTGTCAGACAGGCATCAAATCGATAATCCTAAGTTTTCAACCAACAAGAAATCTAAACGGACTTTAAAGATTAGACAAAGGAGAGTTAGCAAAAAAGTTAAAGGCAGTAAAAACCGTAAAAAAGCAGCCAATAATTTAGGACGTTTTCATAAGAAAACTGTAGACAAAAGAACAGCTTACCAGTGGCATGTTGCTAATAAGATAGTTTCTAGAAAGGTTGATGCTATTGCGTTAGAAGACCTCAATGTTTCGGGAATGATGAGGCGATGTAAAATTAAAGTTGACGAAAAAACTGGTAGATTTCTCAAAAACGGACAATCTAGAAAAAAAGGATTAAATCGCGCTATCTCTGATGCAAGCTGGGGTGAGTTGATTTTAAAGATTCAGTATCTCGCTGCAAAGCTTGGAAAGGTCGTAATTAAAATTAACCCCAAACACTCATCCCAAGAATGCAGAAAATGTAAGCATGTTGATAAGTCTAATCGTGATGGTGAGAAGTTCATCTGCACCCAGTGCGGGGATCACGAACACGCTGACATAGGTGCAGCCAAGACAATCAGGGATAGAGGTTTTGAGATAGTACGCGGGGACTCTGCGAAACTTGCTGCTCGACAGCTAAACGCCCAAAAGATATTACCACGCTCCATGAGCAAACGTGGTGAGTTTGGGAACCTGAGCAATCAGGATATTAAGATTGTGAAGTCTTAA
- a CDS encoding PQQ-dependent sugar dehydrogenase yields MKKLYLSIGICIALLFNLVFSNISSAQITDPIPEKIEKSQISVGIQEVVQIPKSVIAPSQERIARLNLLANTGDGSGRLFVNDMRGKLYVINNNQASVYMDLQRLLSLGFNDKSTQQGFSYFAFHPEFRQNGIFYTVHSENKNNSIPDFPVRKIIIDRAGKIIKSSHQDVVLEWKTTNPAANSFSGTFREILRIEQPYPDHNIGQLGFNPNAKPRDVDYGMLYIATADGGSDGFPVSNTDPLDNGQDLSTPLGKILRIDPFGRNSANGKYGIPKDNPFAQDNNRKTLGEIWAYGLRNPHRFSWDTGGQGKMLIVDIGQALIEEINLGRKGANYGWGNREGRWVIDEKNQNVLFPLPQDDAKYGYTYPVAQYDHDKPTDRQGSYAVAIAGGYVYRGKAIPELVGQYIFADFGNDGRFFHVPVDELVNGKQAKIKELRLFDGQKEGSFLEIIGSKRSDVRFGVDEQGEIYVTSKSDGKVRKIVRSPYSNPK; encoded by the coding sequence ATGAAAAAATTATACCTTTCAATTGGTATCTGCATAGCCTTGCTTTTCAACTTAGTCTTTTCTAATATTTCTTCGGCTCAAATTACAGACCCCATTCCTGAAAAGATTGAAAAATCACAGATTTCCGTAGGTATACAAGAAGTTGTGCAAATACCCAAAAGCGTTATAGCGCCAAGTCAAGAGAGAATCGCAAGATTGAATCTGTTAGCCAATACAGGTGATGGTAGCGGCAGGTTATTCGTCAATGATATGCGTGGCAAACTCTATGTAATTAATAATAATCAAGCCTCAGTTTACATGGATTTACAGCGATTGCTATCTTTAGGCTTTAATGATAAAAGCACTCAACAAGGTTTCTCTTATTTCGCTTTCCATCCAGAATTTAGGCAAAATGGAATTTTTTATACTGTACACAGTGAAAACAAAAATAACTCCATTCCTGATTTTCCTGTGAGAAAAATAATTATTGATAGGGCAGGTAAAATCATAAAAAGTTCTCACCAGGACGTAGTTCTAGAATGGAAAACTACTAATCCTGCTGCTAATAGTTTTTCTGGAACTTTTCGAGAAATTCTGCGGATTGAACAGCCATATCCAGACCATAATATCGGGCAATTGGGCTTTAATCCTAATGCTAAACCTAGAGATGTTGATTATGGAATGTTGTACATTGCTACAGCAGACGGAGGAAGTGACGGCTTTCCTGTCAGCAATACAGATCCTCTAGATAATGGACAAGACTTGAGTACACCTCTAGGAAAAATTCTGCGTATAGATCCTTTTGGTAGGAACAGCGCTAACGGTAAGTACGGCATCCCTAAAGATAATCCTTTTGCTCAGGATAACAACCGTAAAACTTTAGGGGAAATTTGGGCTTATGGGTTACGTAATCCCCATCGTTTTAGTTGGGATACAGGTGGCCAAGGCAAGATGTTAATTGTTGATATTGGTCAAGCTTTGATTGAAGAAATCAATCTTGGGAGAAAAGGCGCTAACTACGGATGGGGGAATCGTGAGGGAAGGTGGGTGATAGATGAAAAGAATCAGAATGTTTTATTTCCTTTACCTCAAGATGATGCCAAGTATGGTTATACATATCCAGTTGCTCAATATGACCATGATAAACCTACTGATAGGCAAGGTTCTTATGCGGTTGCGATCGCAGGCGGTTATGTTTATAGAGGTAAAGCCATTCCTGAATTAGTAGGTCAGTATATTTTTGCTGACTTTGGCAACGATGGACGTTTTTTTCATGTACCTGTAGATGAACTTGTTAATGGTAAACAGGCAAAGATTAAAGAACTTAGACTTTTTGATGGTCAAAAAGAAGGTTCTTTTCTAGAAATCATTGGTAGTAAACGTTCTGACGTGAGATTTGGGGTAGACGAACAGGGGGAAATTTATGTAACCTCTAAGAGCGATGGTAAGGTAAGAAAAATTGTTCGTTCTCCATATAGCAATCCTAAATGA
- a CDS encoding response regulator, which produces MSTTPIGSYKLFQKLHPLSLLAQLTSRRVTGCLNIFTGIVSWSIYLEDGKLTYASYSDKLFERLDSHLRRLSQQIPALNSAARLQMRLMFETKNEHQSIPNADYQAICWLVNQDYITSVQAASLIDELAKEVLESFLCLKEGSYEFSPENSLDELPKFCRLDLRLLVEHCQKQLRNRQNIQSSIPAGGGSQVLSKIQPSQVQPQVQIKLGQKFSLPINFDIAENKKTTQLPTGKKLYTIACIDDSQTVLNSIKHFLDENTFTVVMINDPVKALMQILRSKPDLILLDVEMPSLDGYELCSLLRKHSAFKHTPIIMVTGRTGFIDRAKAKIVRSSGYLTKPFTQSELLKMVFKHLG; this is translated from the coding sequence ATGAGCACAACTCCTATAGGTAGTTACAAGTTGTTCCAGAAACTACATCCGCTATCTCTGTTGGCACAATTAACCAGTCGGCGTGTTACAGGGTGCTTAAACATATTTACTGGAATAGTTTCTTGGTCAATTTATCTAGAGGACGGTAAACTTACTTATGCCTCCTATTCAGATAAACTGTTTGAGCGGCTTGACAGTCACTTGCGGCGCTTGAGCCAGCAAATTCCTGCTCTTAACAGCGCCGCTCGTTTGCAGATGCGGCTGATGTTTGAGACGAAGAATGAACACCAATCAATACCAAATGCAGATTACCAAGCTATTTGTTGGTTAGTAAATCAGGATTATATTACTTCTGTGCAAGCAGCAAGCCTGATAGACGAATTAGCAAAGGAAGTACTGGAATCATTTCTATGTTTAAAAGAAGGTAGCTATGAATTCAGCCCAGAAAACTCTTTGGATGAATTACCAAAGTTCTGTCGCCTGGATTTGCGATTACTTGTTGAACACTGTCAAAAGCAATTACGAAATCGGCAAAATATCCAGTCATCAATTCCGGCTGGTGGGGGTTCCCAAGTTTTGTCTAAAATACAACCGTCTCAAGTTCAGCCACAAGTGCAAATAAAACTTGGGCAAAAGTTCTCCTTACCAATCAATTTTGATATTGCTGAAAATAAGAAAACTACTCAGCTACCTACTGGTAAAAAACTATATACAATTGCCTGCATTGACGACAGCCAAACAGTTTTGAATTCCATTAAACACTTCTTGGATGAAAACACATTTACAGTGGTGATGATCAACGATCCTGTAAAGGCTTTAATGCAAATTCTTCGGAGTAAACCCGACCTGATTTTGCTAGATGTTGAGATGCCAAGTTTAGATGGCTACGAGCTATGTTCCTTATTACGGAAACATTCAGCTTTTAAACATACGCCTATTATTATGGTAACTGGTAGAACAGGATTCATTGACAGGGCAAAGGCGAAAATAGTCAGATCATCAGGATATTTGACTAAGCCTTTTACACAATCAGAATTGCTAAAAATGGTTTTCAAACATCTTGGTTAA
- a CDS encoding response regulator transcription factor, with protein sequence MSLTLLGTILIVEDSPSELELMSHYLKESGYNVIKASGAKEGLEKAVLEKPDAIVTDVVMPEMSGFELCRSLRRNPITAKVPIVVCSSKNQEIDRLWAMRQGADAYITKPYTREHLLRTIKSVVI encoded by the coding sequence GTGAGTCTGACTTTACTTGGCACAATTCTGATTGTAGAAGATTCTCCCAGTGAATTGGAATTGATGAGCCATTATCTGAAAGAGAGTGGTTACAACGTAATTAAAGCAAGTGGTGCAAAAGAGGGTTTAGAAAAAGCTGTGCTAGAAAAACCAGATGCGATTGTTACTGATGTAGTAATGCCAGAAATGAGCGGATTTGAATTGTGTCGTTCTCTGAGAAGAAATCCGATTACTGCAAAAGTGCCAATTGTAGTCTGTAGTTCCAAAAATCAAGAAATTGACCGTTTATGGGCGATGAGACAAGGTGCAGATGCTTACATAACTAAGCCTTACACCCGCGAACATCTGCTACGTACTATTAAATCAGTGGTAATTTGA
- a CDS encoding chemotaxis protein CheW, producing MTSINITLPSKETQNNLAEGYLKFQLNQQTPAVLSMKHTQEAILVPIESVTSMPNMSSCILGLMNWRSRIIWVVDLPRMLNLESLDYRLRQYSAIVIQVESLVLGLVVQEIKGTTKFIPDDIHSPIGQVASSLVPYLCGCVVQQEEILLVLDAQAIVQSSILRSD from the coding sequence ATGACTAGTATAAACATTACACTTCCTTCAAAAGAAACCCAAAATAATTTAGCCGAGGGTTATCTGAAGTTTCAGCTAAATCAACAGACTCCTGCTGTTTTATCAATGAAACATACCCAAGAAGCAATTCTTGTACCGATTGAATCTGTAACTTCAATGCCTAATATGTCCTCCTGTATATTAGGATTGATGAATTGGCGAAGTCGGATAATTTGGGTTGTTGATTTGCCAAGAATGCTTAATTTGGAATCCCTAGATTATCGACTGCGACAATACAGTGCGATCGTTATCCAAGTGGAATCATTGGTGTTAGGTTTAGTTGTGCAAGAAATAAAAGGTACTACTAAGTTCATCCCTGATGATATTCATTCTCCTATAGGACAAGTGGCATCCAGTTTAGTTCCTTATTTATGTGGGTGCGTTGTACAACAAGAAGAAATATTACTGGTATTAGATGCTCAAGCAATTGTGCAGTCTTCTATTCTCCGTAGTGATTAA
- a CDS encoding methyl-accepting chemotaxis protein, translated as MFNKTNANQGSGAQNRASLISSQKINGSVIKLPAKTTNETANNSLLNQAIASFTKLGLAKKATILAIAIATIPVLGIGAIAFSFANKSITKQITQSQQAQSIGLSDKVNRFMLGRYGDIQVISSLLFLTSPQASVSITTQDKQAILDRVVEAYKVYDSIAVFNRQGNLIVQSTGEPLDNQKDRSYFQDTLQKDTPVISKPEAAKNTGVVNIYIAAPVKQTRTGQTIGVVRARMPVKSLEEVIKNYVVNGQQYHLLDASGTVFLSPQKELLGKEAKGEYSSLPKLVAANKVDSFIEVPKTYKKEELVSYVPASKLDGLPDLNWQVLLSTDTAIVFEPQRQLLWIITIGTAVTALIVAAIASRLAKLTTQPILNATAALAKLGQGKFNTRLEIEREDELGVLSANINLMAEQLQVLVKEQELDVEGAKLLTDITLRMRRSLKTEDIYHTAVKEVQRSLKTDRVIIYSLNQNTGNGVVVAESVTDNWPEMLGVKIDDPYFRQRYVETDQYGQVQAIANIHQDQSLKNAVGYIQLLEKFAVKGNLIVPILAQGQLLSLLIAHQCETPRVWQQPEIDLFQQIATQIGYALEQAKLLEEIQSRNFVVIGSDDEPHQQETLQQQLLELLNNVEGAARGDLTVRADVTAGEIGTVADFFNSIVESLRDIVTQVQQAATHVNTAIGSNEGAIRHLAEEALTQAAEINRTLDAVDQMTLSMKGVAESAEKAAFVANHAAHIATKSGRAMDLTVQNILSLRKTVGETAKKVKRLGESSQQISRVVSLINQIAIQTNLLAINAGIEAARAGEEGQGFAVVAEEVGELAVRSAAATQEIEQIVENIQRETSEVVLAMEIGTSQVVEGTRIVEEAKQSLSEILDVSREIDSLVQSISTATASQVETSQSVSQLMKDIAAISQRTSDSSRQVSKSLQQTVEISHQLQETVEAFKVS; from the coding sequence ATGTTTAATAAAACCAACGCGAATCAAGGTAGTGGCGCTCAAAATCGAGCATCGCTGATTTCATCTCAAAAAATAAATGGTAGTGTCATAAAACTACCAGCTAAGACTACTAATGAAACGGCTAATAATTCTTTATTAAATCAGGCGATCGCCTCTTTTACAAAACTCGGATTGGCTAAGAAAGCGACTATTTTAGCGATCGCGATCGCTACAATACCAGTATTAGGCATCGGCGCGATCGCTTTTAGCTTTGCCAACAAATCGATTACTAAGCAAATTACCCAATCTCAACAAGCCCAGTCCATTGGCTTAAGTGATAAAGTTAACCGTTTCATGTTGGGACGCTACGGAGATATTCAAGTAATATCAAGTTTACTTTTTTTGACAAGTCCCCAAGCTAGTGTAAGTATCACCACTCAAGATAAACAAGCAATTTTAGATCGAGTTGTCGAAGCCTACAAAGTTTATGACAGTATTGCTGTTTTTAATCGCCAAGGTAACTTGATTGTCCAATCCACAGGCGAACCCCTAGACAACCAAAAAGACCGTAGCTATTTTCAAGATACTTTACAAAAAGATACTCCTGTCATCAGTAAACCGGAAGCAGCAAAAAATACTGGTGTAGTGAATATTTATATAGCTGCACCTGTGAAACAGACAAGGACGGGCCAAACCATTGGTGTGGTAAGAGCGCGGATGCCCGTAAAATCTTTAGAGGAAGTCATCAAAAACTACGTAGTCAATGGGCAACAATACCATTTACTCGATGCTTCGGGAACAGTTTTCTTGAGTCCACAAAAGGAATTATTAGGGAAAGAGGCAAAGGGAGAGTATTCTAGTTTACCTAAACTGGTAGCAGCCAATAAGGTAGATAGTTTTATAGAAGTTCCCAAAACTTACAAAAAAGAAGAACTAGTCAGCTACGTACCAGCCAGTAAGTTAGATGGCTTACCAGATTTAAACTGGCAAGTACTTTTATCCACAGACACAGCAATTGTATTTGAGCCGCAAAGACAATTGTTGTGGATTATAACCATTGGCACAGCAGTTACAGCATTGATTGTAGCTGCGATCGCATCTCGGTTAGCTAAACTTACTACACAGCCAATTTTAAATGCGACTGCGGCATTAGCAAAGCTTGGTCAAGGTAAATTTAATACCCGTCTGGAAATCGAAAGAGAAGACGAATTAGGGGTATTAAGTGCAAATATTAACCTTATGGCTGAACAATTGCAGGTTTTAGTTAAAGAACAAGAACTGGACGTTGAAGGGGCAAAATTACTAACAGATATTACCCTGCGAATGCGGAGAAGTCTCAAAACTGAAGATATTTATCATACAGCAGTAAAAGAAGTTCAGCGATCGCTAAAAACAGACCGAGTAATTATTTATAGTCTAAATCAAAATACTGGGAATGGCGTTGTTGTTGCTGAATCGGTAACTGATAATTGGCCGGAAATGCTCGGAGTGAAAATTGACGATCCTTATTTTCGGCAACGTTATGTAGAAACCGATCAGTATGGACAGGTGCAAGCAATTGCAAACATTCATCAAGACCAAAGCTTAAAAAATGCCGTCGGTTACATCCAACTTTTGGAAAAATTTGCTGTCAAAGGTAATTTGATCGTACCAATTCTTGCCCAAGGACAGCTTTTATCCTTATTAATTGCTCATCAGTGCGAAACTCCTCGTGTTTGGCAACAGCCGGAAATTGACTTATTTCAACAGATAGCAACTCAAATCGGCTATGCCTTAGAACAAGCCAAGTTATTAGAAGAAATACAATCTAGGAATTTTGTAGTAATCGGTTCTGACGACGAACCGCATCAACAAGAAACACTGCAACAGCAACTTTTAGAACTGCTCAATAATGTAGAAGGTGCAGCCAGAGGCGACTTGACAGTACGTGCAGACGTGACGGCTGGAGAAATAGGTACTGTTGCCGACTTTTTTAACTCCATTGTAGAAAGCCTCCGGGATATTGTTACCCAAGTTCAACAAGCTGCTACCCACGTTAATACTGCTATTGGCTCTAACGAAGGAGCCATCCGCCACTTAGCAGAGGAAGCACTCACCCAAGCTGCCGAAATCAACCGCACCCTTGATGCTGTTGACCAAATGACCCTATCTATGAAAGGTGTAGCCGAAAGCGCCGAAAAAGCTGCTTTCGTTGCCAATCATGCGGCTCACATCGCTACTAAGAGTGGACGCGCGATGGATTTAACAGTACAAAACATCCTGTCTTTGCGGAAAACTGTGGGTGAAACTGCTAAGAAAGTGAAACGTTTGGGAGAATCTTCGCAACAAATTTCTCGCGTGGTTTCCTTGATTAACCAAATCGCTATTCAAACTAACTTACTAGCCATTAACGCCGGTATTGAAGCAGCACGCGCAGGTGAAGAAGGTCAAGGTTTTGCCGTAGTGGCGGAAGAAGTCGGCGAACTAGCAGTTAGGAGTGCCGCAGCAACTCAAGAAATTGAACAAATTGTTGAAAACATCCAACGAGAAACCAGTGAAGTGGTACTAGCGATGGAAATAGGCACTAGCCAAGTGGTAGAAGGAACTCGAATTGTGGAGGAGGCTAAACAAAGTCTGAGTGAAATTTTGGATGTATCGCGTGAAATTGACTCCTTAGTGCAGTCGATTTCCACTGCAACTGCATCTCAGGTTGAAACATCGCAAAGTGTTAGCCAATTGATGAAAGATATCGCTGCTATATCACAACGCACCAGCGATTCTTCTCGCCAAGTTTCCAAATCTCTGCAACAAACTGTAGAGATTTCCCATCAGTTACAAGAGACTGTCGAGGCTTTCAAGGTTAGTTAA